One Cucurbita pepo subsp. pepo cultivar mu-cu-16 chromosome LG07, ASM280686v2, whole genome shotgun sequence genomic region harbors:
- the LOC111798037 gene encoding transcription factor bHLH94-like isoform X1 — protein sequence MALEAVVFSQDLYSLFAGGLSFEYPQIPLDFPEKQTENPPLELESRTPNPVKPRKRRPKSRKNKQEIENQRMTHIAVERNRRKQMNEYLSVLRSLMPDSYIQRGDQASIVGGAINFVKELEQQVQFLSTDSSSCSSCSSSCSSSSQTHSSSIADIEVTMVENHANLKIRSKKRPKQVLKIVAGLQALFLSVLHLNISTMNQVVHYCLSVKVSLSYHCEESLFLTWYQSHALNLVMIIESSEVMSHER from the exons atGGCATTAGAAGCTGTTGTTTTCTCTCAAGATCTTTACTCCTTGTTTGCTGGAGGCCTCAGCTTTGAATATCCTCAAATCCCTCTTGATTTTCCcgagaaacaaacagaaaatccGCCATTGGAGCTCGAATCAAGAACACCAAACCCAGTTAAGCCAAGAAAACGACGACCCAAATCCCGcaagaacaaacaagaaatcGAGAATCAAAGAATGACCCACATCGCTGTTGAACGAAATCGAAGAAAACAGATGAATGAATATCTCTCTGTTCTTCGTTCTTTAATGCCAGATTCATATATTCAAAGA GGAGATCAAGCTTCAATCGTTGGTGGAGCTATAAATTTCGTTAAGGAATTAGAACAACAAGTGCAGTTTCTCTCAACAGATtcaagttcttgttcttcttgttcttcttcttgttcttcatcttcacaAACTCATAGCTCCTCCATTGCTGATATTGAAGTAACAATGGTGGAAAATCATGCAAATTTGAAGATCAGATCAAAAAAACGACCAAAACAGGTCTTGAAAATTGTAGCTGGATTGCAAGCTCTGTTCCTCTCTGTTCTTCATCTCAATATCTCAACGATGAACCAAGTTGTTCATTACTGTCTCAGTGTTAAGGTTAGcttatcgtaccattgtgaagaATCGTTATTTCTAAcgtggtatcagagtcatgctctaaacttagtcatgatAATAGAATCCTCAGAAGTTATGAGCCACGAAAGATAG
- the LOC111799042 gene encoding alpha-amylase/subtilisin inhibitor-like: MMLCKSLVAFSYLCLVMAVSSIAQSPPVLDTEGRPLQINVEYFIKPAITDVAGNLTLLTRKGDQCPFHVGQVPLRSQEIGFGVTFTPYLPGEDTIREGRDLKVVFQAFSICITSTAWRVGETDPTTGRRFVETGDNDTATGYFRIDRDNFGIYNIGWCPSDVPIRGRPRCGRAGILIEKGLRLLALDGSAFPFEFVRA, encoded by the exons ATGATGTTGTGTAAGTCACTTGTCGCCTTTAGCTACCTATGCCTCGTCATGGCCGTGTCCTCTATCGCTCAAAGTCCTCCTGTGCTCGACACCGAGGGCCGACCTTTACAGATCAACGTCGAGTACTTCATCAAGCCTGCCATCACCGATGTCGCTGGAAATCTCACCCTATTAACCCGCAAAGGCGATCAGTGCCCATTTCATGTTGGCCAAGTACCACTTCGTTCACAAGAAATAG GTTTTGGGGTCACCTTTACGCCCTACCTACCGGGTGAAGATACGATCAGAGAAGGGAGGGATTTGAAGGTTGTGTTTCAAGCGTTTTCGATCTGCATAACGTCGACTGCATGGAGAGTCGGGGAGACAGATCCTACCACTGGAAGGAGGTTTGTTGAGACCGGGGACAATGACACTGCCACCGGGTACTTTAGGATCGATAGGGACAACTTTGGCATTTATAATATAGGATGGTGTCCGTCGGATGTCCCTATTAGAGGGAGGCCAAGGTGTGGAAGGGCTGGAATTTTGATTGAGAAAGGCTTGAGGCTGTTGGCTTTGGATGGCTCAGCGTTTCCTTTTGAGTTTGTGAGAGCTTGA
- the LOC111798697 gene encoding GDSL esterase/lipase At1g54790-like: protein MDMPYLNANLDSLGAPNFCKRCNYAAVGSTILPATATSFCPFSFGVQVNQFLHFKARVLELRAGKGGKKLDKYLPADDYFQKGLYMFDIGQNDLAGAFYSKTLDQILASIPAILSEFESGVQVRLNGFFLSYLGSMMILFRCAFTYLIFC, encoded by the exons ATGGATATGCCTTATTTGAATGCGAATCTTGATTCCCTTGGCGCACCAAATTTTTGTAAGCGGTGCAATTATGCCGCTGTAGGCTCGACTATTCTTCCCGCAACAGCTACATCTTTTTGCCCTTTTTCATTTGGGGTTCAGGTGAATCAGTTTCTCCATTTCAAAGCTAGAGTTCTTGAGCTTCGAGCAGGCAAAG GTGGTAAGAAACTTGATAAGTACCTTCCCGCTGATGATTACTTCCAGAAGGGGCTCTACATGTTTGATATTGGGCAGAATGATCTTGCTGGCGCATTTTATTCCAAAACTTTGGACCAAATTCTTGCCTCAATACCTGCAATTTTATCTGAATTTGAGAGTGGAGTTCAGGTTAGACTCAATGGTTTCTTTCTAAGTTATCTTGGCTCAATGATGATTTTGTTTAGATGTGCTTTTACCTACTTGATTTTTTGTTAG
- the LOC111798037 gene encoding transcription factor bHLH94-like isoform X2: MALEAVVFSQDLYSLFAGGLSFEYPQIPLDFPEKQTENPPLELESRTPNPVKPRKRRPKSRKNKQEIENQRMTHIAVERNRRKQMNEYLSVLRSLMPDSYIQRGDQASIVGGAINFVKELEQQVQFLSTDSSSCSSCSSSCSSSSQTHSSSIADIEVTMVENHANLKIRSKKRPKQVLKIVAGLQALFLSVLHLNISTMNQVVHYCLSVKVEDDCKLSSVDEIACALHQLLSRIEEESVMN; the protein is encoded by the exons atGGCATTAGAAGCTGTTGTTTTCTCTCAAGATCTTTACTCCTTGTTTGCTGGAGGCCTCAGCTTTGAATATCCTCAAATCCCTCTTGATTTTCCcgagaaacaaacagaaaatccGCCATTGGAGCTCGAATCAAGAACACCAAACCCAGTTAAGCCAAGAAAACGACGACCCAAATCCCGcaagaacaaacaagaaatcGAGAATCAAAGAATGACCCACATCGCTGTTGAACGAAATCGAAGAAAACAGATGAATGAATATCTCTCTGTTCTTCGTTCTTTAATGCCAGATTCATATATTCAAAGA GGAGATCAAGCTTCAATCGTTGGTGGAGCTATAAATTTCGTTAAGGAATTAGAACAACAAGTGCAGTTTCTCTCAACAGATtcaagttcttgttcttcttgttcttcttcttgttcttcatcttcacaAACTCATAGCTCCTCCATTGCTGATATTGAAGTAACAATGGTGGAAAATCATGCAAATTTGAAGATCAGATCAAAAAAACGACCAAAACAGGTCTTGAAAATTGTAGCTGGATTGCAAGCTCTGTTCCTCTCTGTTCTTCATCTCAATATCTCAACGATGAACCAAGTTGTTCATTACTGTCTCAGTGTTAAG GTTGAAGATGACTGCAAGCTGAGCTCTGTTGATGAAATTGCTTGTGCTCTACATCAGTTGCTTAGTAGAATCGAAGAGGAATCTGTTATGAACTGA